A stretch of the Thalassotalea euphylliae genome encodes the following:
- a CDS encoding DUF411 domain-containing protein produces MINKYLKIAVVMLLSPAFANANEHKHAHNNDVTPLELIVYKTPTCGCCKKWITHIEDEGIVAHSKDFRNISNIKTKYGIKPNYRSCHTAVSRNGFAFEGHVPAKFIQQFLSEDHPNAIGLSVPAMPVGSPGMEVGDRFMPYNVLILLKDGTSKVYAKVKTYEEQF; encoded by the coding sequence ATGATCAATAAGTATTTAAAAATAGCAGTTGTAATGCTGCTTTCACCTGCGTTTGCAAACGCTAATGAACATAAACATGCACACAATAACGACGTAACACCTTTGGAGTTAATCGTTTACAAAACCCCTACTTGTGGGTGTTGTAAAAAATGGATAACTCATATTGAAGACGAAGGGATCGTTGCGCACTCCAAAGATTTCCGAAACATCAGCAATATCAAAACTAAGTATGGTATTAAGCCTAATTACCGCTCTTGCCATACGGCAGTGAGCAGAAATGGATTTGCCTTTGAAGGTCATGTACCCGCTAAGTTTATTCAGCAGTTCTTATCAGAAGATCACCCGAATGCGATTGGACTATCAGTTCCAGCAATGCCAGTTGGCTCTCCCGGTATGGAAGTTGGTGACCGCTTTATGCCATACAACGTGTTAATTCTATTGAAAGATGGAACGAGCAAAGTCTATGCAAAAGTTAAGACATACGAGGAGCAATTCTAA